The genomic DNA GCTTTTATTCGACCAGGCAAACTCGCCTGCGGGCACTGCTGGGGCTGTTGTCGCCGGAGGAGATAGCCACAGAGATGCGCGCGCAAATCGGCTCGGTGATCGAGGCCGGCGTTGCGGTCTCCCATGTCGATTCGCATGGCCACACCCACAAGCTGGCCGCGTTCCGCGACGTGTTGCGCGCCGTGCTGCCCGAGTTCGGCATCGGGCGTGTTCGAAACGCGCAGAACGTCTACCTCGCCCGTCCGCTGAGCAGTGCGACTTTTTGGCTGGGACGAAGATTGGCGGCCGATATTCGAACGCATTTTGTGACAACCGATCGCTTTTTCATGCCGACCGCAGGCGCAGCGGGCGTGAGTTGGGCCGACCGGCTGCTCCAGCGCATGCACGGTGCCGACGGCAGCCTCGAGGTCGGGGTTCATCCCGGCCGGGAAGAAGCCTGGCGGCATCAGGAAGCCGGGATGGCGGCGCGTTTCAGCGCGCGCATCGCCGCAGCGGGCCATGAGATGATTTCCTGGAACGACCTGCGGCCAGATGCCCGTCAACGCGCACTGGCGGGCAAGCAGCCGCTCCCGGAATTGCGACGCGCCGACTGAGCTGACAGATGCGTTTGCTCCGCACGATGTGGTCCGAAGCCGGGGCCGGGCCTTGGGGTCTTCGACCCTCCGCGCGCGGTGAAAGAGCGGCCTCGCGGCCGGAAGTGCGTCATCCGGTCGATGAAGGCGCATGTCTGCCGCAACCGCGGCTGTGGGATCTGATTTACCGGCTGAGTCTGCGTCTGTCGCGGCTCGGGCGGCCGAAGTATCGCGGTGGGGCGGATCAGTTCTTCGAAAGCTATCACGGCGAACGTCATGTTGATTGGGCAAAATACGACTTCCGCGTCATGCTGCGCGCGCAGGCGGCGCGCGCGATCGCGGCGCGCACCGTTGCCGCAGGCGCGCGCGTCGTTGACGTCGGCTGCGGCGTGGGCGACCTGCTCGGAGCGCTCCCCGAAAGTTACCGTCGGGTCGGGATCGGGTATGCGGGAAACGACCTTCGTTTAGCGCGGTGCGTGACCGGGCAAGGAGTGGAACTGGTGCGCGGCTCGGCGACGGCGATTCCGTTGGCCTCCGGCGTGGCGCAGCTCGTTTTCTGCCTCGGCGTGCTGGAATACGTGGCAGACGACGACGGCGCGCTGGCCGAGATGCGCCGGA from Candidatus Binataceae bacterium includes the following:
- a CDS encoding class I SAM-dependent methyltransferase, with protein sequence MRHPVDEGACLPQPRLWDLIYRLSLRLSRLGRPKYRGGADQFFESYHGERHVDWAKYDFRVMLRAQAARAIAARTVAAGARVVDVGCGVGDLLGALPESYRRVGIGYAGNDLRLARCVTGQGVELVRGSATAIPLASGVAQLVFCLGVLEYVADDDGALAEMRRILAPGGWMVLDVAGGAYYPEYRAIIGHLRSYTRSGLDRKLKRAGLRLAQDLERHPRLSTVHFLGYAALLALHRLLDACGWRRRSLYVRPGVGQAYRAFSTMLLRLTGDNLWSAAPDERSTFVLVQRAE
- a CDS encoding ChbG/HpnK family deacetylase, which translates into the protein MRVIINADDFGYSDESVRATIELFERGVLSSATIMPRMPATRSALEFARRNPAWSFGVHLTFITDDLERPLMDPGRLPTLIRADGRFYSTRQTRLRALLGLLSPEEIATEMRAQIGSVIEAGVAVSHVDSHGHTHKLAAFRDVLRAVLPEFGIGRVRNAQNVYLARPLSSATFWLGRRLAADIRTHFVTTDRFFMPTAGAAGVSWADRLLQRMHGADGSLEVGVHPGREEAWRHQEAGMAARFSARIAAAGHEMISWNDLRPDARQRALAGKQPLPELRRAD